The Clostridioides sp. ES-S-0010-02 genome window below encodes:
- a CDS encoding D-aminoacylase: MRTLIKHGLIVDGNKTPAYEGDILIENEKILKISQDLNEEADKVIDAKGRVICPGFIDTHSHSDLVILVNPYNEVKIRQGITTEVLGQDGISMAPLPQEHISSWRKNLAGLDGESDEIDWKYETTENYLKMMDENGVGLNETYLVPHGNVRMEAMGLEDRPATKEEIQKMCEITERELRAGAIGLSTGLIYIPCAYSLTEEIIEMCKVVAKYDGVFVVHQRSEADTILTSMEEIIEIGKQSGVKVHFSHFKVCGKSNWKYIPQVIELLEKAEKEGIRVSFDQYPYAAGSTMLGVVLPPWAHSGGTDKLIERLSDENERAKMKKDIANGIEGWDNFIEFAGIDQIFVTSVKTEKNQDTIGKSLLEIGKMRGKDPLDATFDLLKEEENAVGMVDFYGLEEHIIGFMKRDEQNVCTDGLLAGKPHPRAYGSFPKILGRYVRELNVLTVEEAVYKMTKKAAVSFSIKDRGELKEGYFADLVIFDKDTVSGCDDFINSMQYPTGIDYVIINGNCVVEEGKYNKIKAGKVLKN; this comes from the coding sequence GTGAGAACTTTAATAAAACATGGGCTTATAGTAGATGGAAATAAAACACCAGCATATGAAGGGGATATTTTAATAGAAAACGAAAAAATATTAAAAATATCACAGGATTTAAACGAAGAAGCTGACAAAGTTATAGATGCAAAAGGTAGAGTTATATGTCCAGGTTTCATAGATACTCATAGCCATTCAGACCTAGTGATTTTGGTTAATCCATATAATGAGGTAAAGATTAGACAGGGAATTACAACAGAAGTGTTGGGCCAAGATGGAATATCTATGGCCCCTCTACCTCAAGAGCATATATCTTCTTGGAGAAAAAATTTAGCAGGCCTAGATGGTGAAAGTGATGAAATTGATTGGAAATATGAAACAACAGAAAACTATTTAAAAATGATGGATGAAAATGGGGTAGGGTTAAATGAAACTTATTTAGTACCTCATGGAAATGTAAGAATGGAAGCAATGGGGCTTGAAGATAGACCTGCCACTAAAGAGGAAATTCAAAAGATGTGTGAAATCACAGAAAGAGAATTAAGGGCAGGAGCTATAGGATTATCAACTGGACTTATATATATACCTTGTGCGTATTCATTGACAGAAGAAATTATAGAGATGTGTAAAGTAGTAGCAAAATACGATGGAGTATTTGTGGTTCATCAAAGAAGTGAAGCAGATACAATTTTAACATCAATGGAAGAAATTATAGAAATTGGAAAGCAATCAGGAGTAAAAGTTCACTTCTCACACTTTAAGGTTTGTGGTAAATCAAATTGGAAGTATATACCTCAAGTTATAGAACTTTTAGAAAAAGCAGAAAAAGAAGGTATAAGAGTATCATTTGACCAATATCCTTATGCAGCTGGAAGTACAATGCTTGGAGTAGTTTTACCTCCATGGGCACATTCGGGAGGAACTGATAAATTAATAGAAAGATTAAGTGATGAAAACGAAAGAGCAAAAATGAAAAAAGATATAGCAAATGGAATCGAAGGTTGGGATAACTTTATAGAATTTGCTGGAATAGACCAAATTTTTGTAACAAGTGTAAAGACAGAAAAAAATCAAGATACAATTGGTAAGAGCCTGCTAGAAATTGGAAAGATGAGAGGTAAAGACCCATTAGATGCAACGTTTGATTTATTAAAAGAAGAAGAAAATGCAGTTGGAATGGTAGATTTCTATGGATTGGAAGAACATATAATAGGTTTTATGAAAAGAGACGAGCAAAATGTATGTACAGATGGTCTTTTAGCAGGTAAGCCACATCCAAGAGCATATGGTTCTTTCCCTAAAATACTAGGAAGATATGTTAGAGAATTAAATGTACTAACAGTTGAAGAAGCTGTTTATAAAATGACTAAAAAAGCAGCAGTAAGCTTTAGTATAAAAGATAGAGGTGAACTAAAAGAAGGATATTTTGCAGACTTAGTTATATTTGACAAGGATACTGTTAGTGGATGTGATGATTTTATCAATTCCATGCAATATCCGACAGGTATAGATTATGTAATTATAAATGGAAATTGTGTTGTTGAAGAAGGAAAATACAATAAAATTAAAGCAGGAAAAGTACTTAAAAATTAA